From a single Osmerus mordax isolate fOsmMor3 chromosome 6, fOsmMor3.pri, whole genome shotgun sequence genomic region:
- the LOC136944649 gene encoding vitelline membrane outer layer protein 1-like encodes MAVFLPIVVVLATLSPGLSASREKTFVERAGTAYSTRPYSSVLTVSNGEQFGNWTWPEMCPDTFYAVGFSLRVEPNQYALDDTSLNGIRLICAKAEDRSFLYTIESHTGYYGDWSSPQYCPRGTLISFQLRVEPHQGMFGDDTAVNNIKFRCSSNPVLEGTGNEWGEYGTWSQECGNGGICGIETKMEEYQYGLDDSSLNDVRLLCCSQSQK; translated from the exons ATGGCTGTCTTTCTCCCAATTGTTGTGGTCCTTGCTACGTTGTCCCCTGGCCTCTCTGCATCTCGGGAGAAGACGTTCGTAGAGCGTGCAGGCACGGCATACAGTACCAGACCCTACTCATCTGTGCTTACTGTGTCCAATGGAGAGCAGTTTGGGAATTGGACATGGCCTGAGATGTGTCCTGACACATTCTATGCTGTTGGGTTCAGTCTGAGG GTGGAACCTAATCAATATGCTCTGGATGATACTTCTCTCAATGGCATTCGCCTCATTTGTGCCAAAGCCGAGGACAGGAGCTTCCTTTATACAATCGAGTCTCACACTGGATA CTATGGTGACTGGTCGAGCCCTCAGTATTGCCCCAGGGGAACACTCATCTCCTTCCAGCTGCGTGTGGAGCCACACCAGGGCATGTTTGGTGACGACACTGCCGTCAATAACATCAAATTCCGCTGCAGCAGCAACCCAGTTCTGGAGGGTACAGGCAACGAGTGGGGAGAGTACGGCACCTGGAGCCAGGAATGTGGTAATGGGGGAATCTGTGGCATTGAAACCAAGATGGAAGAGTACCAGTATGGGCTGGACGACTCATCTCTCAATGACGTGCGTTTGCTCTGTTGCTCCCAATCCCAG AAATGA